The following are encoded together in the Planococcus antarcticus DSM 14505 genome:
- a CDS encoding cupin domain-containing protein, with product MADQPKVKKVVTNDDMEKNWIVRFDELRKNSIPLMFIDSIIPGHQRLNYSLIGDTASENDAYTPAITEKHGFQIGMVKAPKGNGPAYHTHDYIETFLPLTGKWRFYWGNSEDEVEGETIIEEWDMISLPPGLWRGFENISEEDAWIFAILEEHEAYEGKDPYWAPEVTKKAKEHGFYADETGKMIKPANFSELEKKMAKKLKAGER from the coding sequence ATGGCAGATCAACCAAAAGTGAAAAAAGTAGTTACAAATGACGACATGGAAAAAAATTGGATTGTACGCTTTGATGAATTAAGGAAAAATTCTATTCCATTAATGTTTATTGACAGCATCATCCCTGGACATCAGCGGTTAAATTATTCACTTATTGGGGATACAGCAAGTGAAAACGATGCGTATACTCCGGCAATCACAGAAAAGCATGGGTTCCAAATTGGAATGGTTAAAGCACCTAAAGGAAATGGACCAGCGTATCATACACATGATTACATTGAGACGTTTCTTCCATTGACAGGAAAATGGCGTTTTTACTGGGGCAATAGTGAAGACGAGGTTGAAGGGGAAACCATAATAGAAGAATGGGATATGATTTCTCTGCCGCCAGGACTGTGGAGAGGGTTTGAAAATATTAGTGAAGAAGACGCGTGGATATTCGCGATTCTCGAAGAGCATGAAGCATATGAAGGGAAAGATCCTTACTGGGCACCCGAAGTGACTAAAAAGGCTAAAGAGCACGGATTCTATGCAGACGAAACCGGTAAAATGATTAAGCCTGCCAACTTTAGCGAACTCGAGAAGAAAATGGCTAAAAAGTTAAAAGCAGGCGAACGATAA
- a CDS encoding alpha/beta fold hydrolase translates to MSKENLVLLPGTLCDARQWEHQTNHLSAVADITIGDVTSDDTLKEMANTVLAKAPAKFSLAGLSLGGMVALEIVKLAPERVNRLALLNTNPTGPKPEQRTAWNGFINLVNEGRFSEITKDHLLPYLVHPDHLTNIELTSAIIEMAEAVGPDAYLRQLHAVATRIDYRPYLQSIPCPTLILVGKEDTVCPVSLHKEMHEHIPTSGLVIVRECGHLSSMEQPEAVTNALREWLGEV, encoded by the coding sequence ATGAGTAAAGAAAATCTAGTGTTATTACCCGGAACGTTATGCGATGCCAGGCAGTGGGAACACCAGACAAACCACTTGTCTGCCGTTGCAGACATTACAATCGGGGACGTGACAAGCGACGATACGTTGAAAGAGATGGCGAACACTGTGTTGGCAAAAGCACCGGCAAAATTTTCGCTAGCGGGATTATCACTCGGTGGAATGGTGGCATTAGAGATTGTCAAACTAGCCCCTGAACGGGTGAATAGGCTGGCGTTACTGAATACCAATCCAACGGGTCCGAAGCCTGAACAGAGAACGGCTTGGAACGGTTTCATCAATTTAGTGAATGAAGGTCGCTTCAGTGAAATCACGAAAGATCATCTGTTGCCTTATTTAGTTCATCCAGATCATTTAACGAATATAGAATTAACTTCTGCGATTATTGAGATGGCAGAAGCGGTTGGCCCCGATGCTTACTTACGTCAATTACATGCAGTTGCTACTCGAATCGATTATCGACCTTACTTGCAGTCCATTCCATGTCCCACACTTATTTTAGTGGGGAAAGAAGACACGGTTTGTCCGGTGTCTTTACATAAAGAAATGCATGAACATATACCAACTTCTGGATTAGTCATTGTAAGAGAGTGTGGACATTTAAGCAGTATGGAGCAGCCGGAAGCAGTGACGAATGCGTTAAGAGAATGGTTAGGTGAAGTTTAA